The following DNA comes from Cellulophaga sp. HaHa_2_95.
AAGCCTTTATCGCGAGTAAGTGCAGATGCTATTTTTAAAGCACTAGAATAACCTTTCTTTTCCATCAACTTAATTTATTGGAACAAAGAAAAACCGTCAAATACATTAGCGTAATGTACTTGACGGCTTAAGATTACTACTGCAGTGCAGCGGTATTACCCAATAATTGGATAATGAATATCATTTATTTTTTCAATAAATCTCTAATTTCAGCAAGAAGATCTTCTTGAGATGGTCCAGCAGGAGCTGCAGGAGCAGGAGGAGTTTTTGTTTTGTTGTAAGCTTTTACAATCAAGAACATAACGAAACCAACAATGATTAAATTAACGATAGTGTTAATCCAAGAACCGTAAGCAATAACAGCACCACCAGCTTCTCTTGCAGCTGCTAAGGTTGCGTAATCATTTCCGTCCATTGCAATGTGCATGTCCTCAAAATTCATTCCGCCAGCAAAATATCCAATAAATGGCATAGCGATATCTTTAACAAATCCATTAATTACGGCTCCTAATGCGCCAGCCATAATTACTGCAACTGCAAATTCAATGACGTTACCCGTCATAATGAAATTCTTAAATTCTTTTAACATGATTTAGTGTTTTTAATTATTAGTTAATTTGTTTAATGTAGCGCAAGATACTAAAAATTTAAATCTTAAATAAATGTTAATGAATATTTTGTTATTCAATGATAACACGCTTTACCCTTTGAGAAATACCGGTAAGTACTTCATATGAAATAGTATTGGCTCCTTCGGCAAATTCTGTTGCGGTTGGTTTCTCACCAAAAACTATAACTTCATCTCCTTCATGGCAGTCAATAGCTGTAACATCTACCATAATCATATCCATACAGGTATTGCCAATAATAGGAGCATAGTTCCCATGAATACACACCACACCTTTGCCGTTACCATACTCTCTTCCAATACCATCTGCATGGCCTAGCGGTAGCGTGGCTGTCTTTATTGGGGAATTAGAAGTAAAAGCGCGGTTGTAGCCCACACTTTCATTAGCTTTTAGGTAATGTATTTGAGAGATGTTTGTTTTAAGGGTAACTATAGGAATAAAGTTTTTATCTTCTATAGGGTCATTGCCAAAACCATAGAGACCAATGCCACTGCGTACCATATCAAAATGGGCTTCCGGGTAATTTATAATTCCAGAAGTATTGGCTAAATGTTTAAAAGGAATATAAGGTAAAGCAGCATCTATTTGCGTACAAATTTCATGGAAACTTTTAATCTGACTCAAGGTAAACTCCTTCTCGTTTACATCTTCTGAAGCAGCTAAATGTGAAAAAATAGACAACACTTTTATAGAAGAAGTTTCCGCTAGTTTACGGGTAATCTTAGGAATATCATGGGGATTAAATCCTAATCTATTTAATCCAGTATTAAATTTTAAATGTACAGGATAGTTTTTTTGTTGGTGGCGTTCAGCAGCAGTTACAAAGGCGGTTAATATTCTTTCAGAATAGATATTAGGTTCTAAGCACCGTTCAATAATAGTATCAAAACTCACAATTTGTGGGTGTAAAACTAAAATGGGAATTTTAATTCCTGCATTTCGGAGTGCTACCCCTTCATCTGTATAAGCAACAGCAAGATAATCGGCACCTACTGATACTAATTTTTGAGCAATAGCAACCGCGTCACTGCCATATGCATAGGCTTTAACGACTCCTAAAAATTTAGTCTTTGAACTGATTTTACTTTTTAAGTACCTGTAATTGTGTTCTAGTGCGTTTAAATTAATTTCTAGAACAGTTTCTTGAGCCTTAGCCATTAGAATTGGTATTATCTTTTACTTGCTCCACATCTATATCAATATCTTTTACTTTTTCACGGAGCATAGCCTTGTAATATGCGCCACGACTCAAGGGCTCATAAGCTTCTATTTCTCCTAGTAGTACCAAATTATCATTGGTAGATTTTCTAAAGCTATAGTTGGCTAGGTTACCTGTACGCGTACATATAGCATGAACCTTGGTAACATATTCTGCCGTAGCCATTAATGCGGGCATTGGGCCAAAGGGGTTTCCTTTAAAATCCATATCAAGACCTGCGACTAAAACACGAATACCTTTGTTGGCTAAATCATTACATACAGCAACAATTTCATCATCGAAAAACTGCGCTTCATCAATTCCAACAACATCACAGCCGTCTGCTAGCAAACGAATATTAGCCGCTGCCGGTACGGGAGTAGAGCGTATTTCATTAGCATCGTGAGATACGACCATTTCCTCATGATAGCGTGTATCTACTTGAGGTTTAAAAATTTCAACTTT
Coding sequences within:
- the alr gene encoding alanine racemase, with translation MAKAQETVLEINLNALEHNYRYLKSKISSKTKFLGVVKAYAYGSDAVAIAQKLVSVGADYLAVAYTDEGVALRNAGIKIPILVLHPQIVSFDTIIERCLEPNIYSERILTAFVTAAERHQQKNYPVHLKFNTGLNRLGFNPHDIPKITRKLAETSSIKVLSIFSHLAASEDVNEKEFTLSQIKSFHEICTQIDAALPYIPFKHLANTSGIINYPEAHFDMVRSGIGLYGFGNDPIEDKNFIPIVTLKTNISQIHYLKANESVGYNRAFTSNSPIKTATLPLGHADGIGREYGNGKGVVCIHGNYAPIIGNTCMDMIMVDVTAIDCHEGDEVIVFGEKPTATEFAEGANTISYEVLTGISQRVKRVIIE
- the mscL gene encoding large conductance mechanosensitive channel protein MscL — encoded protein: MLKEFKNFIMTGNVIEFAVAVIMAGALGAVINGFVKDIAMPFIGYFAGGMNFEDMHIAMDGNDYATLAAAREAGGAVIAYGSWINTIVNLIIVGFVMFLIVKAYNKTKTPPAPAAPAGPSQEDLLAEIRDLLKK
- a CDS encoding thymidine kinase, with the translated sequence MFLENTVNPKEQFGWIEVICGSMFSGKTEELIRRLKRAQFAKQKVEIFKPQVDTRYHEEMVVSHDANEIRSTPVPAAANIRLLADGCDVVGIDEAQFFDDEIVAVCNDLANKGIRVLVAGLDMDFKGNPFGPMPALMATAEYVTKVHAICTRTGNLANYSFRKSTNDNLVLLGEIEAYEPLSRGAYYKAMLREKVKDIDIDVEQVKDNTNSNG